One window from the genome of Spirosoma rhododendri encodes:
- a CDS encoding ExbD/TolR family protein has translation MKLRRKNKFAAEVATSSLNDIMFFLLLFFLIISTVANPNVIKLMLPKAAASQQLSKKQVTLSVDSNKQYFIDKKPVDPANLELELKTIMAGIAEPTVVVRFDKALTVQDLVDVLQTGAKLNIKMVMATSK, from the coding sequence ATGAAACTCCGCCGGAAAAACAAGTTTGCCGCCGAGGTAGCGACCTCCTCGCTGAACGACATCATGTTCTTCCTGCTGTTGTTCTTCCTGATTATATCGACGGTTGCCAACCCCAACGTAATCAAGCTGATGCTGCCAAAAGCGGCTGCCTCGCAGCAGTTGAGCAAGAAGCAGGTGACGCTCTCCGTTGACAGCAACAAGCAGTATTTCATCGATAAAAAACCCGTCGACCCCGCTAATCTGGAGTTGGAACTGAAAACGATCATGGCCGGCATCGCTGAGCCGACCGTGGTTGTTCGCTTCGATAAAGCACTGACTGTTCAGGACCTCGTCGACGTCTTGCAGACGGGTGCCAAGCTGAATATCAAGATGGTGATGGCTACCTCGAAGTAG
- a CDS encoding MotA/TolQ/ExbB proton channel family protein, producing the protein MLLLQVPAVDSTASLSATTAATQPQQLQLLDLVAKGGWVMIPIAFLFFCSLYLIFERFFVIRAQTKADDNFIDNIRDMVAQGNIKSAESFAKNQRTAMGRVFEKAIGRIGSPIREIESTVETVGQIELSRLERNMGYLGIIAGIAPMLGFIGTISGIIRIFYDISLTDNISVGIIAGGLYEKMITSGAGLIVGVISYTGYHLLNMMIERFTLALEMNAFEFIEVLQKPTNEPARVR; encoded by the coding sequence ATGCTCCTGCTTCAGGTTCCGGCCGTTGATTCGACGGCGTCATTATCGGCCACGACGGCGGCAACTCAACCCCAGCAGCTCCAGCTGCTCGACCTCGTCGCCAAAGGGGGCTGGGTTATGATTCCCATCGCGTTTCTGTTTTTCTGTTCGCTATACCTGATCTTCGAGCGATTCTTCGTGATCCGGGCGCAGACCAAAGCCGACGATAATTTCATCGATAACATCCGCGACATGGTCGCGCAGGGTAACATCAAATCGGCTGAGTCGTTCGCCAAAAATCAGCGCACGGCGATGGGGCGGGTTTTCGAGAAAGCCATCGGCCGGATCGGGTCGCCCATCCGTGAAATCGAAAGCACCGTTGAAACTGTCGGGCAGATCGAACTGTCGCGGCTGGAGCGGAACATGGGCTATCTGGGCATTATCGCCGGTATCGCGCCTATGCTTGGCTTCATCGGTACGATTTCAGGTATCATCCGTATCTTCTACGATATCTCTCTGACCGACAACATCAGCGTTGGTATCATCGCCGGTGGTCTGTACGAAAAGATGATTACGTCGGGGGCGGGTCTGATCGTGGGCGTTATTTCGTACACGGGTTATCACCTGCTGAATATGATGATCGAACGCTTTACGCTGGCCCTCGAAATGAACGCGTTCGAGTTTATCGAAGTCCTGCAAAAGCCCACCAACGAACCGGCACGCGTACGTTAG
- a CDS encoding zinc-dependent alcohol dehydrogenase family protein, whose amino-acid sequence MKVIQFEQTGKPADILKPVDLPTPEPKAGQARVRVVASPINPSDLMFVQNRYGIRPQLPSLAGFEGMGVVDAVGEGVEISVGSRVSFTGLGSWGEFIIVHHKAVIPVPDAMTDDIAAQLFVNPFTAYAMVQDSGVPEGGWLMLTAAGSAFGKLVIQLCAKRGIKTIGTVRRDDLNDELTKLGLTEIINTETDDMATRIREITGGKGVPCVLDAVGGPTATEAMKCLGKGGVMLIYGLLSEQDPSLNVGLMIFRELTVKGFWLSDWMRRADAQVRQEVSKNVIEWLTTGDAQLPVEARYGLDQIAEAVEHADRPGRWGKILITP is encoded by the coding sequence ATGAAAGTCATCCAGTTTGAACAAACCGGCAAACCCGCTGATATTCTGAAACCTGTCGACCTGCCTACGCCCGAACCCAAAGCGGGTCAGGCGCGGGTACGCGTAGTGGCTAGCCCAATTAATCCATCTGACCTGATGTTCGTGCAGAACCGCTACGGCATTCGGCCTCAACTCCCGTCGTTGGCTGGTTTTGAGGGCATGGGCGTGGTCGACGCGGTAGGCGAAGGGGTGGAGATTTCTGTCGGAAGCCGGGTAAGTTTTACGGGGCTCGGCAGCTGGGGCGAATTTATAATCGTGCATCACAAAGCGGTCATTCCCGTCCCCGACGCAATGACCGACGACATTGCGGCTCAGTTGTTTGTCAATCCGTTTACGGCCTACGCGATGGTGCAGGATTCGGGCGTGCCCGAAGGCGGCTGGCTGATGCTGACGGCGGCCGGGTCGGCGTTTGGTAAGCTGGTGATTCAGCTTTGCGCCAAACGGGGCATCAAAACGATTGGTACGGTTCGGCGCGACGATCTGAACGACGAACTGACCAAACTTGGGCTGACGGAGATCATCAATACCGAAACCGACGATATGGCCACCCGTATCCGCGAGATTACCGGCGGGAAAGGCGTACCGTGTGTGCTTGATGCCGTGGGTGGGCCAACCGCTACCGAAGCGATGAAATGCCTCGGCAAAGGCGGTGTTATGTTGATCTACGGCTTGCTGAGCGAACAGGACCCGTCGCTAAACGTCGGGTTGATGATCTTCCGCGAACTGACCGTAAAAGGGTTCTGGCTCTCCGACTGGATGCGCAGAGCCGATGCACAGGTTCGGCAGGAGGTATCGAAAAACGTAATCGAATGGCTGACTACCGGCGACGCGCAGCTCCCTGTCGAGGCCCGGTACGGACTTGATCAGATCGCTGAAGCCGTCGAACACGCCGACCGGCCGGGGCGCTGGGGCAAAATTCTGATTACTCCCTGA
- a CDS encoding MIP/aquaporin family protein yields MQTSPFLGELIGTIVLILLGDGVVANVVLSQTKGHNAGWIVITAGWSFAVTIGIFVAKAFGSIDAHLSPAVTIAFAVATDDYSHVIPYITAQMIGAFIGAVLVWLHHLPHWAVTDDKAAKLATFCNTPAIRSTGSNLTSEAMATIVLILGLAGISSKHLGELAIGVGPYLVGVLVWSIGLSLGGPTGYAINPARDLGPRIAHAVLPIPNKGPSGWNYAWVPVLGPIIGAVVGGLLIRWYAL; encoded by the coding sequence GTGCAAACCTCTCCGTTTTTGGGTGAACTGATCGGCACCATTGTGCTGATTCTGCTGGGTGACGGCGTTGTGGCCAACGTGGTACTGAGCCAGACGAAAGGCCATAACGCGGGCTGGATCGTCATTACGGCGGGCTGGTCGTTTGCGGTAACCATCGGCATTTTTGTTGCCAAAGCCTTCGGTAGTATCGACGCGCACCTCAGCCCAGCCGTTACCATCGCCTTTGCCGTCGCTACCGATGACTATAGCCACGTCATTCCATACATTACAGCGCAGATGATCGGGGCCTTCATCGGAGCCGTACTGGTGTGGCTGCATCACCTCCCTCACTGGGCCGTGACGGACGATAAAGCCGCTAAACTGGCGACGTTCTGCAACACCCCCGCTATTCGCAGCACCGGTTCCAACCTGACCAGCGAAGCCATGGCCACGATTGTCCTGATTCTGGGGCTGGCCGGTATTTCCTCGAAGCACCTCGGCGAACTGGCTATCGGCGTCGGGCCGTACCTGGTCGGCGTACTGGTCTGGAGCATCGGCCTGTCGTTGGGTGGGCCAACCGGCTACGCCATCAACCCCGCCCGCGACCTGGGGCCGCGCATTGCCCACGCCGTGCTACCCATCCCCAACAAAGGACCGTCGGGCTGGAACTATGCCTGGGTACCGGTGCTGGGGCCAATCATCGGCGCAGTGGTGGGTGGGCTGTTGATTCGGTGGTACGCGCTCTGA
- the udk gene encoding uridine kinase encodes MTTKPFIVGITGGSASGKTSFLRGVLSAFSADEICLISQDNYYRSIDQIQVDDQGIHNFDLPETIDHHLYAQHIEQLRAGVAIQQKEYTFNNPTVVPRMLTFNPAPIIVVEGIFVFHFRELADQMDLKIFIDAKNSIKLERRVKRDAEERGYDLDDVMYRWKYHVKPTYRQFIKPYRAEADIVIPNNVHYQKGLDVVIAFLKSKV; translated from the coding sequence ATGACCACCAAACCGTTTATCGTCGGGATTACCGGCGGCAGCGCATCCGGCAAAACAAGCTTTCTGCGGGGTGTACTCAGCGCGTTTTCTGCCGACGAAATCTGCCTGATTTCACAGGATAACTACTACCGTTCCATCGATCAGATTCAGGTCGACGATCAGGGGATTCACAACTTCGACCTGCCCGAAACTATCGACCACCACCTCTACGCGCAGCACATCGAACAGCTACGCGCCGGGGTCGCCATTCAGCAAAAGGAATACACGTTCAATAACCCGACCGTCGTACCCCGGATGCTAACCTTCAACCCCGCCCCGATTATCGTGGTCGAAGGTATTTTCGTGTTTCACTTCCGCGAACTGGCCGATCAGATGGACCTGAAAATCTTCATCGACGCCAAAAACAGCATCAAACTCGAACGCCGGGTCAAACGTGACGCCGAAGAGCGCGGCTACGACCTCGACGATGTGATGTACCGCTGGAAATACCACGTCAAGCCTACGTATCGGCAGTTTATCAAGCCCTACCGCGCCGAAGCCGACATCGTCATCCCCAACAACGTCCACTACCAGAAAGGACTTGACGTGGTGATCGCGTTTTTGAAATCGAAAGTGTGA
- a CDS encoding ferredoxin--NADP reductase, producing MTDDHLLTLRVTAIRSETADTNSYVLKPINSGPVPHQAGQFLTLILQHPDGGGKHHEVRRSYSLSSAPDEPLQLTIKRIHNGELSRFLHDTLRVGDTLTSLYPAGRFTLDDEQPGDLILLGAGSGITPLFSMLKQALHHSERRVTLLYSNTRERSIIFRDELDALTRQFPNRFRLIHLLSDPSDDWTGWRGRLNNVLLERLLPDLLGNSDPATCQFYLCGPADYMRTIRFTLVFRGIRPTQIHREDFVIQPVVLTPPPALAQDRSVRVQYRGQDVEIQVPAYKSILQAALDEGVHLPYSCRGGRCSACVARCTSGMVHMTINDVLTERDLANGYVLTCTGYPESDGVVIDV from the coding sequence ATGACCGACGATCATCTGCTGACCCTGCGCGTAACGGCTATTCGCTCCGAAACCGCCGACACAAACAGTTATGTGCTAAAGCCAATTAATAGCGGGCCGGTACCGCACCAGGCGGGGCAGTTCCTGACGCTGATCTTGCAACACCCCGACGGAGGGGGAAAACACCACGAAGTACGTCGGTCCTATTCGCTCAGTTCGGCACCCGATGAACCGCTGCAACTGACGATCAAGCGTATTCACAACGGCGAACTATCCCGTTTTCTGCACGACACACTCCGCGTTGGCGATACGCTGACCAGCCTGTATCCCGCCGGTCGGTTCACGCTCGACGACGAACAGCCCGGCGATTTGATTCTGCTGGGTGCGGGTAGCGGCATCACACCTTTGTTTTCGATGCTGAAGCAGGCCCTGCATCACAGCGAACGCCGGGTGACGCTGCTCTATAGCAACACCCGCGAGCGGTCGATTATTTTTCGGGATGAACTCGACGCACTGACCCGGCAATTCCCCAACCGGTTCCGGCTGATACACCTGCTCAGCGACCCCTCCGACGACTGGACGGGGTGGCGCGGTCGGCTGAACAACGTATTGCTCGAACGGCTCCTGCCTGATTTACTGGGCAATTCTGATCCGGCGACCTGCCAGTTTTATCTGTGCGGCCCCGCCGACTATATGCGGACGATTCGGTTTACGCTGGTGTTTCGCGGCATCCGACCGACGCAGATTCACCGCGAAGATTTCGTTATTCAGCCCGTCGTACTGACACCACCCCCGGCACTGGCGCAGGACCGGTCGGTGCGGGTACAGTATCGGGGGCAGGACGTCGAGATACAGGTGCCAGCGTACAAGTCGATTCTACAGGCGGCCCTTGACGAGGGTGTGCATCTGCCCTATAGTTGCCGGGGCGGGCGCTGCTCAGCCTGCGTTGCCCGCTGCACATCGGGTATGGTTCACATGACGATCAACGACGTGCTGACCGAACGCGACCTCGCTAACGGTTACGTCCTGACCTGCACCGGCTACCCCGAAAGCGATGGGGTCGTGATTGATGTTTAA
- the nadA gene encoding quinolinate synthase NadA, with protein sequence MEALLDEVQRVGYVNKPVDSDVDLIAEINRLKQEKNAVILAHYYVDGAIQDIADYIGDSLGLSQQAASTEADMIVFCGVHFMGETAKILSPHKKVVIPDLNAGCSLADSAPADKFAAFKAQYPDHIVLSYINCSAEIKALSDIIVTSSNALKIVESLPKDQKIIFAPDANLGRFVMNKTGRDMVLWDGACIVHIDISLEKLQRLRTENPDAEFIAHPECQEHILSQADYVGSTTALLKYVVDSPKQTFIVGTEAGILHKMRQAVPHKKIIPAPASQNNTCACSECPYMKMNTLEKLYNCMLYEQPEIFVPEDVRVKAEASVIRMLEMSK encoded by the coding sequence ATGGAAGCACTGCTGGACGAAGTACAGCGCGTTGGTTACGTCAACAAGCCCGTCGACAGCGACGTCGACCTGATCGCGGAAATCAACCGGCTGAAACAGGAGAAAAACGCCGTTATTCTGGCCCACTATTACGTCGACGGTGCTATTCAGGACATTGCCGATTATATCGGCGACAGCCTGGGCCTGAGTCAGCAGGCGGCTAGTACCGAAGCCGACATGATCGTGTTCTGTGGCGTTCACTTCATGGGCGAAACGGCCAAGATTCTGTCTCCCCACAAGAAAGTCGTCATTCCCGACCTCAACGCGGGCTGTTCACTGGCCGATTCGGCTCCCGCCGATAAGTTCGCGGCTTTCAAAGCGCAGTACCCCGACCATATCGTGCTGTCGTACATCAACTGCTCGGCCGAAATCAAGGCGTTGTCTGATATTATTGTGACGTCGTCTAACGCGCTGAAGATTGTTGAAAGTCTGCCGAAAGACCAGAAAATCATCTTCGCCCCCGACGCCAATCTGGGTCGGTTCGTGATGAACAAGACCGGTCGCGACATGGTATTGTGGGATGGTGCATGTATCGTTCACATCGATATTTCGCTCGAAAAACTGCAACGCCTGCGGACCGAAAACCCCGACGCTGAGTTCATCGCCCACCCCGAATGTCAGGAGCATATCCTGAGTCAGGCCGACTACGTAGGATCGACGACGGCCCTGTTGAAATACGTAGTCGATAGCCCGAAGCAAACGTTTATCGTCGGCACCGAAGCGGGGATTCTGCACAAGATGCGGCAGGCCGTTCCGCACAAAAAAATCATTCCGGCCCCGGCGAGTCAGAACAACACCTGCGCCTGTTCGGAGTGCCCGTACATGAAGATGAACACGCTCGAGAAGTTGTACAACTGTATGCTGTATGAGCAGCCGGAAATTTTCGTCCCGGAAGACGTCCGCGTCAAGGCCGAGGCCTCGGTGATTCGCATGCTGGAAATGAGTAAATAG
- a CDS encoding DUF433 domain-containing protein translates to MNWQNHITSDPTIMFGKPVIRGTRIPVDLILEKLGSGESIPQLLDAYPRATETDLMACLLFASDVVKNEVVYAQAG, encoded by the coding sequence ATGAACTGGCAAAACCACATCACGTCGGACCCTACTATCATGTTTGGTAAGCCGGTCATCCGGGGCACCCGCATTCCGGTCGATCTAATTCTGGAAAAGCTGGGAAGTGGTGAATCTATCCCGCAGTTGCTGGATGCTTACCCACGGGCTACGGAAACCGATCTGATGGCCTGTTTGCTGTTTGCTTCCGACGTAGTGAAAAACGAAGTCGTATATGCCCAAGCCGGATGA
- a CDS encoding DUF5615 family PIN-like protein, which yields MPKPDELVFVADENFDYSIVKALREAGYFVLAIAESFPSIPDPQVLQIATDRKAILLTEDKDFGELVHRLRMPHCGILLVRLLKITSAEKSARVCEVIINYQHDLINSFAVLSNDQLRIRLAHPN from the coding sequence ATGCCCAAGCCGGATGAGTTAGTCTTCGTGGCAGATGAAAACTTCGATTATAGCATCGTTAAGGCACTCCGGGAGGCCGGTTATTTCGTGTTAGCCATAGCTGAATCGTTTCCCAGTATTCCCGACCCACAGGTTCTACAAATTGCGACCGACCGGAAAGCTATCTTACTTACTGAGGATAAGGATTTCGGTGAACTCGTCCACCGACTCCGTATGCCGCATTGTGGTATTTTGCTGGTTCGTTTGTTGAAAATTACCAGTGCTGAAAAGTCTGCTCGCGTCTGCGAGGTTATCATCAACTACCAGCACGATCTCATCAACAGCTTTGCGGTGCTCAGCAACGATCAGCTACGAATTCGGCTTGCCCATCCTAATTAA
- the nadB gene encoding L-aspartate oxidase yields MPHQFDFLVIGSGIAGLSYATKLAMHFERLNETVHIGVITKVQAEETNTKYAQGGIAAVWAADDSFEKHIDDTMIAGDFLSDRHIVEIVVNEGPERIRELIDYGTRFDKEHSGTDYDLAKEGGHSDFRILHFKDITGAEIERALLEKAASLPSIEIFTHFYAVELITKHHLGETVHRYDTDNHCYGAYVLNTQNGQVERFLARTTLLATGGIGNIYQNTTNPSIATGDGIAMAYRAKGIAKDMEFIQFHPTALYEPGKKPNFLISEAVRGFGGILRTRKGETFMENYDDRLSLAPRDIVARAIDSEMKKAGDPFVYLDVTHCDYDKFVEHFPNITAYCRDHLGLDLRKDYIPVVPAQHYLCGGVRVNEWGQTNIQFLYAVGECSCTGLHGANRLASNSLLEAVVFGHRAYEKTVKQLGGASVPTNIPDWNDAGTTHPEELVLVTEIRKELESIMSNYVGIVRSNRRLKRAMDRLELLYIEHEELYRQSKVSVPICELRNMIEVAYLVIKMAMARRENRGLHYNIDNVKLADTQIAD; encoded by the coding sequence ATGCCCCATCAATTCGACTTTCTGGTTATCGGCTCCGGTATCGCGGGCCTGAGTTACGCCACTAAACTGGCCATGCACTTCGAGCGGCTCAACGAAACCGTTCATATCGGTGTCATTACCAAAGTGCAGGCCGAGGAAACAAACACCAAGTACGCGCAGGGCGGTATTGCCGCCGTCTGGGCCGCCGACGATTCGTTTGAAAAGCATATCGACGACACGATGATCGCCGGGGATTTCCTTAGCGACCGCCACATTGTCGAAATCGTGGTTAACGAAGGTCCGGAGCGCATTCGTGAGCTGATTGACTACGGCACCCGCTTCGACAAGGAGCACAGCGGTACCGACTACGATCTGGCGAAAGAAGGCGGACACTCCGACTTTCGCATCCTGCATTTCAAAGATATTACCGGGGCCGAAATCGAGCGGGCATTGCTGGAAAAAGCGGCTTCGTTGCCGTCTATCGAGATTTTCACCCACTTCTACGCCGTCGAACTGATTACGAAGCACCACCTCGGCGAAACGGTGCATCGCTACGATACCGACAACCATTGCTACGGGGCCTATGTGCTGAACACGCAGAACGGGCAGGTCGAGCGGTTTCTGGCCAGAACGACACTACTAGCAACGGGCGGTATTGGCAACATTTACCAGAACACGACCAACCCCAGCATTGCCACCGGCGACGGTATTGCGATGGCATACCGGGCTAAAGGCATTGCCAAGGACATGGAGTTTATTCAGTTTCACCCCACAGCGCTGTATGAACCCGGCAAGAAACCCAACTTCCTGATTTCGGAAGCAGTGCGCGGCTTCGGTGGTATCCTACGTACACGCAAGGGTGAGACGTTCATGGAAAACTACGACGACCGTCTTTCGCTGGCCCCCCGCGACATCGTGGCCCGCGCCATCGACTCGGAGATGAAAAAAGCCGGTGATCCGTTTGTGTATCTCGACGTCACCCACTGCGACTACGACAAGTTTGTCGAGCATTTCCCGAACATAACCGCTTACTGCCGCGACCATTTGGGGCTTGACCTGCGGAAAGACTACATCCCCGTCGTACCGGCTCAGCATTACCTTTGCGGTGGCGTGCGCGTCAACGAGTGGGGGCAAACGAATATTCAGTTTCTGTACGCCGTGGGCGAATGCTCGTGTACGGGTCTGCACGGGGCCAACCGGCTTGCCAGCAACTCATTACTCGAAGCGGTTGTGTTCGGCCACCGCGCCTACGAGAAAACGGTCAAGCAGTTGGGCGGGGCCTCCGTGCCGACAAACATCCCCGACTGGAACGACGCCGGTACGACCCACCCCGAGGAACTAGTGCTAGTCACGGAGATTCGGAAAGAACTGGAGTCCATCATGTCGAACTACGTCGGTATTGTCCGGTCGAACCGGCGGTTGAAGCGGGCAATGGATCGGCTGGAACTGCTGTACATCGAGCATGAAGAGTTATACCGGCAGTCGAAGGTATCGGTGCCAATCTGCGAACTGCGCAACATGATCGAGGTGGCCTATCTGGTTATCAAGATGGCGATGGCCCGGCGGGAGAACCGGGGGCTGCACTACAACATCGACAACGTAAAGTTAGCGGATACCCAAATCGCCGACTGA
- a CDS encoding acyl carrier protein, with the protein MSEIAEKVKNIIVEKLGVEASEVTPEASFTNDLGADSLDTVELIMEFEKEFNISIPDDQAENIGTVGQAITYLEENAGK; encoded by the coding sequence ATGTCGGAAATTGCAGAGAAAGTCAAAAACATTATTGTTGAAAAATTGGGTGTTGAAGCATCGGAAGTTACGCCTGAGGCAAGCTTCACCAACGATCTTGGCGCTGACTCGCTCGACACCGTTGAGCTGATTATGGAATTCGAAAAAGAATTCAATATTTCTATCCCCGACGATCAGGCTGAGAACATCGGCACGGTTGGTCAGGCGATCACTTACCTCGAGGAAAACGCTGGTAAATAA
- the fabF gene encoding beta-ketoacyl-ACP synthase II, producing the protein MTLKRVVVTGLGALTPIGNDVPTFWNNLSAGVSGAGPITKFDASKFRTQFACEVKGIDVTQFIPRQDARKMDAFTHYALIATDEAVKDSGLDLENDDLNKIGVIWGSGIGGLKSFEDEMIDYAKGDGTPRINPFFIVRMIADSASGQISMRYGFRGTNYVTVSACASTNNAIIDAFNYIRLGRLNVCVVGGSEAAVTKAGIGGFNANRALSERNDSPETASRPYDKDRDGFVMGEGAGALILEEYEHAKARGAKIYAELIGGGMSSDAYHITAPHPEGLGAYLAMQDALNDAGIEPTEIDYINTHGTSTPVGDPQELKAIYKLFGDHAFKLNISSTKSMTGHLLGAAGAVEAIASVMALQHQLVPPTINLNNPDPEIDSRFNLTPNKAQERSITTVMSNAFGFGGHNAIVIFRKPS; encoded by the coding sequence ATGACGTTAAAACGAGTAGTCGTAACGGGTCTTGGCGCACTTACGCCGATTGGTAACGATGTACCTACTTTCTGGAACAACTTATCAGCCGGCGTAAGCGGTGCCGGCCCGATCACGAAGTTCGATGCTTCTAAGTTTCGCACGCAGTTTGCCTGTGAAGTGAAGGGGATCGACGTCACGCAGTTTATTCCCCGGCAGGATGCGCGCAAAATGGACGCCTTTACCCATTATGCGCTGATTGCTACCGACGAAGCTGTCAAAGATTCCGGCCTTGACCTCGAAAACGACGATCTGAACAAGATCGGCGTTATCTGGGGGTCGGGTATCGGCGGGCTGAAGTCGTTTGAGGATGAGATGATCGACTACGCCAAGGGCGACGGTACCCCGCGTATCAACCCGTTCTTTATCGTTCGGATGATCGCCGATAGCGCGTCGGGACAGATTTCGATGCGCTACGGTTTTCGGGGCACCAACTACGTGACCGTATCGGCCTGTGCTTCGACCAACAACGCCATTATCGACGCGTTTAATTACATCCGGCTCGGTCGGCTGAACGTATGCGTCGTCGGCGGGTCGGAAGCGGCCGTCACAAAAGCCGGTATCGGTGGTTTCAACGCCAACCGCGCCCTTTCGGAGCGGAACGATTCGCCCGAAACAGCGTCGCGCCCGTACGACAAAGATCGCGACGGTTTCGTAATGGGCGAAGGAGCCGGTGCCCTGATTCTCGAAGAATACGAGCACGCTAAAGCTCGGGGCGCTAAAATCTACGCCGAGCTAATCGGCGGGGGTATGTCGTCGGATGCGTATCATATCACGGCACCGCACCCGGAAGGGCTTGGTGCTTACCTGGCGATGCAGGACGCGCTGAACGATGCAGGGATCGAACCAACTGAAATCGACTACATCAACACCCATGGTACGTCGACACCCGTTGGCGACCCGCAGGAGTTGAAAGCCATTTACAAGTTGTTCGGCGATCACGCGTTTAAGCTGAACATCAGTTCGACCAAGTCGATGACGGGCCACTTGTTGGGAGCTGCCGGTGCCGTTGAAGCAATCGCCAGCGTAATGGCACTTCAGCATCAGCTGGTGCCGCCGACGATCAACCTGAACAATCCTGACCCGGAAATCGACTCGCGCTTTAACCTGACGCCCAACAAAGCGCAGGAGCGTTCAATCACGACTGTGATGAGCAACGCCTTTGGGTTTGGTGGACACAATGCCATTGTAATTTTCCGTAAACCAAGCTGA
- the rnc gene encoding ribonuclease III, protein MQLTLPRSLFNPLDWFRSGNADPRKNLRRSIAHIIGERPSNLGLYQLALRHTSASKATAIEGFRESNERLEYLGDAVLGMVIAEFLFKKYPYKDEGFLTEIRSRIVNRETLNGIARKIGLDRLIEYDGQRTKSVPSRSSMYGDALEALVGAVYLDKGFRFSRQFILKELLSHYDLDLVVQNNVNFKSRLIEWAQRSGKEIRFDIISEKGSSHFREFIAQVVVDEEPFATGSGYSKKKAEQAAAEKALSLIEA, encoded by the coding sequence TTGCAACTCACGCTGCCTCGTAGTCTGTTCAACCCTCTCGACTGGTTCAGGTCTGGCAACGCTGACCCCCGCAAGAACCTACGTCGGTCGATTGCCCACATTATTGGCGAACGGCCATCTAATCTGGGTTTGTATCAGCTTGCCTTACGGCATACGTCGGCATCGAAAGCAACGGCTATTGAAGGGTTCCGAGAGTCGAACGAACGGCTCGAATACCTAGGCGATGCCGTGCTAGGCATGGTCATTGCCGAATTTCTATTTAAAAAATACCCCTACAAAGACGAAGGATTCCTGACCGAGATTCGCTCGCGGATCGTCAACCGGGAGACGCTCAACGGCATTGCCCGCAAGATTGGCCTCGACCGGCTTATCGAGTACGATGGGCAGCGGACGAAGAGCGTTCCCAGCCGGAGTTCAATGTATGGTGATGCACTTGAAGCCCTCGTCGGTGCCGTTTATCTGGACAAAGGCTTTCGCTTCTCGCGCCAGTTCATTCTAAAAGAACTGCTGTCGCACTACGACCTCGACCTGGTCGTTCAGAACAATGTCAATTTTAAGAGCCGCCTGATTGAGTGGGCGCAACGGTCCGGCAAGGAGATCCGGTTCGACATCATTTCGGAGAAAGGCAGCAGCCACTTCCGCGAGTTCATCGCCCAGGTGGTTGTCGACGAAGAACCGTTTGCTACGGGTAGCGGCTATTCCAAAAAGAAAGCAGAGCAGGCAGCCGCCGAGAAAGCCCTTTCCCTCATCGAAGCCTAG